Proteins from one Natrinema salinisoli genomic window:
- a CDS encoding GNAT family N-acetyltransferase — MSSTDTLEFGHADRKEIYEYVERHGAVDPDETQEHLNLDPSGFRHHVAILKRDGRIEEQDGTLRVTIDAGAEEEYVSEALEFHIRPARQEDLTGIVGAIRQVAEEKTYIEAESVADEIDHEDALLRHNELESRMFFVATVEDDVVGWVHLHAPELEKLSHTAELTVGVLEEYRGHGVGSHLLSRGLEWAGSNGYEKVYQSVPSTNEEAIAFLEEHDWETEAIREDHYKLNGHYVDEVMMAVEL, encoded by the coding sequence ATGTCGTCAACTGATACGCTCGAGTTCGGCCACGCGGACCGCAAGGAGATCTACGAGTACGTCGAGCGACACGGGGCGGTCGACCCGGACGAGACCCAGGAACACCTCAATCTCGATCCGAGCGGGTTCCGACACCACGTCGCGATCCTCAAACGTGACGGCCGGATCGAGGAACAGGACGGCACGCTCAGAGTGACGATCGATGCAGGTGCCGAAGAGGAGTACGTCTCCGAGGCCCTCGAGTTCCACATCCGTCCGGCGCGTCAGGAGGACCTGACGGGCATCGTCGGCGCGATCCGACAGGTCGCGGAAGAGAAGACGTACATCGAGGCCGAGAGCGTCGCCGACGAGATCGATCACGAAGACGCGTTGCTCCGGCACAACGAACTCGAGTCCAGGATGTTCTTCGTCGCCACGGTCGAGGACGACGTCGTCGGCTGGGTTCACCTCCACGCGCCGGAACTGGAGAAGTTGAGTCACACCGCCGAGCTCACCGTCGGCGTGCTCGAAGAGTACCGCGGCCACGGCGTCGGCTCGCACCTCCTCTCGCGGGGCCTCGAGTGGGCCGGCTCCAACGGCTACGAGAAGGTCTACCAGAGCGTCCCGTCGACCAACGAGGAGGCGATCGCGTTCCTCGAGGAACACGACTGGGAGACCGAGGCGATCCGGGAGGACCACTACAAACTCAACGGCCATTACGTCGATGAGGTGATGATGGCCGTCGAGCTGTAG
- a CDS encoding DUF7344 domain-containing protein, whose product MFGRSRTTATNEPTRDPETVDGSSELSLDDVHHLLQTKRRRDVLRYLREAEEPVRLRELAEQVAAWEQGTTVDELTSDERQRVYISLYQSHLPKLDNHGIVDYDKDRGRVEPTSRTSLLDSYLEPPTGSDSSDRWPRRYAGTVVCCTLLIGAIATGLLPISDLVGAGFVLAAFAIVTSAHVWSTGAYRQ is encoded by the coding sequence GTGTTCGGACGTAGTCGGACGACCGCCACTAACGAACCGACTCGAGACCCCGAGACAGTCGATGGTTCGTCGGAGTTGTCACTGGACGATGTCCATCACTTGCTTCAGACGAAACGGCGTCGGGACGTGCTCCGATACCTCCGTGAGGCAGAGGAACCCGTTCGGTTACGTGAACTCGCGGAACAGGTCGCAGCCTGGGAACAGGGAACGACCGTCGACGAACTCACCTCGGACGAGCGCCAGCGCGTGTATATCTCGTTGTATCAATCCCACCTTCCGAAGCTCGACAATCACGGAATCGTCGACTACGACAAGGACCGCGGGCGGGTCGAACCGACGTCACGGACGTCGCTACTCGATTCGTATCTCGAGCCGCCCACCGGATCCGACTCGTCCGACCGGTGGCCACGACGGTACGCCGGGACGGTCGTTTGCTGTACACTGCTGATCGGAGCGATCGCGACGGGACTCCTCCCGATATCGGATCTCGTCGGTGCGGGGTTCGTTCTCGCCGCGTTTGCTATCGTTACGAGCGCACACGTCTGGTCGACCGGTGCCTATCGTCAGTAG